The following are from one region of the Candidatus Hydrogenedentota bacterium genome:
- a CDS encoding glycerophosphodiester phosphodiesterase family protein, producing the protein MNRKNVAWALPLSMLLAVLTMLSSVAAAAPESVLPPPKNGHVYVVAHRGAHQGIPENTLPAYQKAIDLGADFVEIDVRTTKDGKFVSVHNGKVDDYTQGAVKGNVSDMTLEELRALDIGSRVGPEWKDTKIPTFEEILDLCKGKIGIYLDLKAAEVAPLIKEIKARGMERSVIWYAGPSKLKEVVKLCPECIPMPDPYEMKNLPKLLEQDKPRLVASSWDFYSKEFAEKCHAAGALVIVDDDGPQCWGPALDWGTDGIQTDEPEQLIAYIKQRESAKSTK; encoded by the coding sequence ATGAACCGGAAGAACGTAGCCTGGGCATTGCCCTTGTCGATGCTGCTGGCAGTCTTGACCATGCTTTCCTCGGTGGCCGCCGCGGCACCCGAGTCGGTGCTTCCTCCGCCAAAGAATGGGCATGTGTATGTCGTTGCCCACCGTGGAGCCCATCAGGGGATTCCTGAAAACACCCTTCCCGCGTACCAGAAGGCCATCGATCTTGGCGCTGACTTCGTGGAGATCGACGTACGCACCACCAAAGACGGTAAGTTTGTCAGTGTTCACAACGGCAAGGTGGACGATTACACCCAGGGTGCCGTGAAGGGCAATGTCTCGGATATGACCTTGGAGGAGCTTCGCGCGCTGGACATCGGGAGCCGTGTCGGTCCCGAATGGAAGGACACGAAGATACCCACGTTTGAAGAGATCCTTGACCTATGCAAAGGAAAAATCGGCATCTATCTCGATCTCAAGGCGGCCGAGGTTGCGCCCCTCATCAAAGAGATCAAGGCCCGAGGCATGGAACGCAGTGTGATTTGGTATGCGGGGCCGAGTAAGTTGAAAGAGGTAGTCAAGCTCTGTCCCGAGTGTATCCCCATGCCCGACCCCTATGAGATGAAGAACCTTCCTAAATTGCTCGAGCAGGATAAGCCGCGACTTGTGGCGTCTTCTTGGGACTTCTACTCGAAGGAGTTTGCAGAGAAGTGCCACGCGGCGGGTGCGTTAGTGATCGTTGACGACGATGGCCCCCAGTGCTGGGGGCCTGCCTTGGACTGGGGCACCGACGGAATTCAAACTGACGAGCCCGAACAGTTGATTGCGTACATAAAGCAGCGCGAAAGCGCCAAAAGCACTAAATAG